From a region of the Paenibacillus lutimineralis genome:
- a CDS encoding extracellular solute-binding protein has translation MLSRKNEFLIRYQTLRDDLRGEILSGKIKPNEYILPENTLSQKYNISRVSVRKVLAELVEEGLIEKITGKGNRVTIPKDGLPVKEKIRLAWFSTSYELEIVKEIIGKYNASQPFAEAELSIIPESSYMESITQLIEGEDGPDVFMISDSHFRQLLDMGKAHLLHPYLSDKMDPQTDSYPKLYELFEYDGQPIITPFLFSPVVVCYNKRLFEQAGISGQDPIHNWTALVDTAKSCTKDTDGDGRIDHYGFCFSSSPHRWPVFMLQNEGTLISDNNECNIDNRNTIEALQFCLDLMYKEQVSPIYSHGSEYMAEALFVKERVAMILSTYYFMNEFRGSTMQWNVCPVPEQKSEGTLLLGGGLGINKNSQRLKLTESFVDFMVGTEAQTLIKKLGCTIPALKHVAEDDSLLDWAIHPKNYNVFQEIMPYTRTLLELKMNTSEFDLLRNEMQLMWMNIEGPGEACGRIVQLINERRAQVMDSVSSKELQ, from the coding sequence GCTAAGTCAGAAATATAATATTAGCCGAGTATCCGTTCGTAAGGTATTAGCCGAACTCGTAGAAGAGGGGCTTATTGAGAAAATCACAGGTAAGGGGAATCGGGTCACTATTCCTAAAGATGGTTTGCCCGTCAAGGAAAAGATTAGACTCGCATGGTTCTCCACTTCTTATGAATTAGAAATTGTTAAGGAAATCATCGGGAAATATAATGCTTCTCAGCCATTTGCCGAGGCTGAACTCTCTATTATTCCCGAATCTAGTTATATGGAGAGTATTACTCAGCTCATTGAGGGTGAAGACGGCCCTGATGTATTTATGATTTCAGACAGCCATTTTAGACAATTGCTAGATATGGGAAAGGCTCATCTCCTTCATCCTTATTTGTCAGATAAAATGGATCCACAGACAGATAGTTATCCCAAGTTGTATGAATTATTTGAGTATGATGGACAGCCGATAATCACTCCCTTTTTATTCTCGCCTGTTGTAGTTTGCTATAACAAAAGATTGTTCGAACAAGCTGGTATCAGCGGTCAGGATCCTATTCATAACTGGACAGCCTTAGTTGATACGGCTAAGTCCTGTACCAAGGATACAGATGGGGATGGCCGGATCGATCATTATGGATTCTGCTTCTCATCTTCTCCTCATAGATGGCCTGTATTTATGCTTCAGAATGAAGGAACACTGATTTCCGATAATAATGAATGTAATATAGATAATAGAAATACAATAGAAGCATTGCAATTTTGTCTGGATTTAATGTATAAGGAACAGGTCTCGCCGATTTATTCGCATGGTAGTGAGTATATGGCTGAAGCTCTATTTGTGAAGGAACGGGTAGCCATGATCCTTAGTACGTATTACTTCATGAATGAATTCAGAGGAAGCACAATGCAATGGAATGTATGTCCGGTACCAGAACAGAAGTCGGAGGGAACTTTGCTGCTAGGAGGCGGACTGGGTATTAACAAGAATAGTCAGCGCCTGAAGCTGACAGAGAGCTTCGTTGATTTTATGGTTGGGACTGAGGCCCAAACCTTAATCAAGAAGCTGGGCTGCACGATTCCCGCGTTAAAGCATGTAGCTGAAGACGATTCATTACTTGATTGGGCGATACACCCTAAGAACTATAATGTGTTTCAGGAGATTATGCCGTATACTAGGACATTGCTTGAATTAAAGATGAATACGAGTGAGTTCGATTTGCTGCGGAATGAGATGCAATTGATGTGGATGAACATAGAGGGTCCCGGGGAGGCTTGCGGGCGAATTGTACAACTTATTAATGAGCGGCGAGCCCAAGTTATGGATTCTGTTAGTTCTAAGGAATTGCAATGA